In one window of Zhihengliuella sp. ISTPL4 DNA:
- a CDS encoding superoxide dismutase, protein MATYTLPDLPYDFAALEPHISGKIMELHHDKHHATYVAGANTALEQLAEARESGNLANVNKLEKDLAFNLGGHVNHSIFWTNLSPNGGGQPEGELKAAIDEYFGSFEKFQAHFTAAATGIQGSGWAVLSWDSIGSRLIIQQLFDQQSNTAQGTIPLFQLDMWEHAFYLDYLNVKADYVKAAWNIANWENVAQRLEVARQQTNGLLVLS, encoded by the coding sequence ATGGCCACCTACACGCTCCCCGACCTCCCTTACGACTTCGCCGCTCTCGAGCCGCACATCAGCGGCAAGATCATGGAGCTGCACCACGACAAGCACCACGCGACCTACGTCGCGGGCGCCAACACCGCTCTGGAGCAGCTCGCCGAGGCCCGCGAGAGCGGCAACCTCGCGAACGTGAACAAGCTCGAGAAGGACCTCGCATTCAACCTCGGCGGCCACGTCAACCACTCGATCTTCTGGACCAACCTGTCGCCGAACGGCGGCGGTCAGCCCGAGGGCGAGCTCAAGGCAGCCATCGACGAGTACTTCGGCTCCTTCGAGAAGTTCCAGGCGCACTTCACCGCCGCCGCCACCGGCATCCAGGGCTCGGGCTGGGCCGTGCTGAGCTGGGACTCGATCGGCTCGCGCCTCATCATCCAGCAGCTCTTCGACCAGCAGTCGAACACCGCCCAGGGCACCATCCCGCTGTTCCAGCTGGACATGTGGGAGCACGCCTTCTACCTCGACTACCTCAACGTGAAGGCCGACTACGTCAAGGCCGCATGGAACATCGCCAACTGGGAGAACGTCGCCCAGCGCCTCGAGGTCGCCCGTCAGCAGACGAACGGCCTGCTGGTACTGTCGTAA
- the gap gene encoding type I glyceraldehyde-3-phosphate dehydrogenase, translated as MSVKIGINGFGRIGRNYFRAALAQGADLEIVAVNDLTDNKTLAHLLKYDSVSGVLDAEITYDDDSITVDGKEIKAFAERDPANLPWGELGVDIVIESTGFFTNADAARKHIDAGAKKVLISAPATGDDRTIVMGVNEETYNPETDHIISNASCTTNCLAPLAKVFNDAFGIDRGFMMTAHAYTADQNLQDGPHKDLRRARAAAINITPASTGAAKAIGLVLPELNGKLSGSSYRVPVPTGSIVDLTLITDRENLTVDEVNEAYKKAAAEGRLAGYLRYNEDPIVSSDIVHNPHSSIFDSTLTNVSGNLIKVSSWYDNEWGYSNRLVDLTEYVAERI; from the coding sequence GTGTCTGTCAAGATCGGTATCAACGGCTTCGGCCGCATCGGACGCAACTACTTCCGCGCAGCTCTCGCGCAGGGAGCAGACCTTGAGATCGTCGCGGTCAACGACCTCACCGACAACAAGACCCTGGCACACCTGCTGAAGTACGACTCGGTCAGCGGCGTCCTCGACGCCGAGATCACGTACGACGACGACAGCATCACCGTCGACGGCAAGGAGATCAAGGCCTTTGCAGAGCGCGACCCCGCGAACCTCCCGTGGGGCGAGCTGGGCGTGGACATCGTCATCGAGTCGACCGGCTTCTTCACCAACGCCGACGCTGCGCGCAAGCACATCGACGCCGGCGCGAAGAAGGTCCTCATCTCGGCTCCGGCCACGGGTGACGACCGCACGATCGTCATGGGCGTGAACGAGGAGACGTACAACCCGGAGACGGACCACATCATCTCCAACGCCTCCTGCACCACGAACTGCCTCGCGCCGCTGGCCAAGGTGTTCAACGACGCCTTCGGCATCGACCGCGGCTTCATGATGACGGCCCACGCGTACACCGCTGACCAGAACCTGCAGGACGGCCCGCACAAGGATCTGCGTCGTGCCCGTGCTGCCGCGATCAACATCACGCCGGCCTCGACCGGTGCCGCGAAGGCCATCGGCCTCGTGCTGCCGGAGCTGAACGGCAAGCTCAGCGGCTCGTCGTACCGCGTGCCGGTTCCCACGGGCTCGATCGTCGACCTGACGCTCATCACGGACCGTGAGAACCTGACGGTGGACGAGGTCAACGAGGCCTACAAGAAGGCCGCGGCCGAGGGGCGTCTCGCCGGGTACCTGCGGTACAACGAGGACCCGATCGTGTCGAGCGACATCGTGCACAACCCGCACTCGTCGATCTTCGACTCGACGCTCACCAACGTCAGCGGCAACCTGATCAAGGTCTCGAGCTGGTACGACAATGAGTGGGGCTACTCCAACCGTCTCGTCGACCTGACCGAGTACGTCGCCGAGCGCATCTGA
- the tpiA gene encoding triose-phosphate isomerase translates to MGVSSRTPLIAGNWKMNLDHLQAVAFVQKLHWTLKDAKHEDGSVEVAVFPPFTDIRSVQTLIDADKIPFAFGAQDVSAHDSGAYTGEISGAFLAKLDAKYVIIGHSERREYHAESDEIVAGKVKAALKHGLSPVICVGETAEDLEKFGASAVPAGQLEAALQGVSPSADIVVAYEPVWAIGSGQAATPQQAQDVCAALRGVIARVLGDEAAARTRILYGGSVKAANIASFMREPDVDGALVGGASLVVDEFAAIIRFEKHVGV, encoded by the coding sequence ATGGGCGTGAGCTCCCGTACCCCGCTGATCGCGGGCAACTGGAAGATGAACCTGGATCACCTGCAGGCGGTGGCGTTCGTGCAGAAGCTGCACTGGACGCTGAAGGACGCCAAGCACGAGGACGGATCGGTCGAGGTGGCGGTCTTCCCGCCGTTCACCGACATCCGCAGCGTGCAGACGCTGATCGACGCGGACAAGATCCCGTTCGCGTTCGGCGCGCAGGACGTCTCGGCGCACGACTCGGGGGCGTACACCGGCGAGATCTCCGGGGCGTTCCTGGCGAAGCTCGACGCGAAGTACGTCATCATCGGGCACTCCGAGCGTCGCGAGTACCACGCCGAGTCCGACGAGATCGTGGCCGGGAAGGTGAAGGCCGCGCTCAAGCACGGCCTCTCCCCGGTGATCTGCGTCGGCGAGACGGCGGAGGACCTGGAGAAGTTCGGCGCCAGTGCCGTTCCGGCCGGACAGCTCGAGGCCGCGCTCCAGGGCGTCTCGCCCTCCGCGGACATCGTCGTGGCGTACGAGCCGGTCTGGGCCATCGGGTCGGGTCAGGCGGCCACCCCGCAGCAGGCGCAGGACGTCTGCGCGGCGCTCCGCGGCGTGATCGCGAGGGTCCTCGGCGACGAGGCGGCCGCCCGCACCCGCATCCTCTATGGCGGCTCGGTCAAGGCGGCGAACATCGCCAGCTTCATGCGCGAGCCCGACGTGGACGGTGCTCTGGTCGGCGGCGCGAGCCTCGTCGTCGACGAGTTCGCGGCGATCATCCGCTTCGAGAAGCACGTCGGCGTGTGA
- a CDS encoding phosphoglycerate kinase → MTLRTLDSLGSLEGKRVIVRCDLNVPLRDGVITDDGRVRASLPTLKALIDAGARVVVCSHLGRPDGAPDPQYSLEPVAQRLSELLGAPVAFAGDTVGEAAKDAVASLENGQVVVIENLRFNPGETSKDDAERGAFAAQLAELGDVLVSDGFGVVHRKQASVYDLAKLLPSAAGLLIATELDVLDRLTENPERPYAVVLGGSKVSDKLGVISHLLPRVDRILVGGGMLFTFLKAQGHAVASSLLEEDQLETVRGYIAEAAERGVELVLPTDVVVAASFGADADHEVAAADAIEETAFGSSGIGLDIGPETAARFAEVIRGSKTVFWNGPMGVFEFPAFAAGTKAVAQALTEVDGLSVVGGGDSAAAVRQLGFTDDQFGHISTGGGASLEFLEGKKLPGLEVLGWA, encoded by the coding sequence ATGACTCTGCGTACCCTGGACTCACTGGGTTCGCTCGAGGGCAAGCGCGTCATCGTCCGTTGTGATCTGAACGTCCCCCTGCGGGACGGGGTCATCACGGACGATGGCCGTGTCCGCGCCTCGCTGCCGACCCTGAAGGCCCTCATCGACGCGGGCGCCCGCGTCGTCGTCTGCTCGCACCTCGGACGCCCCGACGGCGCGCCGGACCCGCAGTACAGCCTGGAGCCGGTCGCGCAGCGGCTGTCCGAGCTGCTCGGCGCGCCGGTCGCCTTCGCGGGCGACACGGTCGGCGAGGCCGCGAAGGATGCCGTGGCTTCCCTCGAGAACGGTCAGGTCGTCGTGATCGAGAACCTCCGGTTCAACCCGGGGGAGACCTCGAAGGATGACGCCGAGCGGGGTGCCTTCGCGGCGCAGCTCGCGGAGCTGGGCGACGTGCTCGTATCCGACGGCTTCGGCGTCGTGCACCGCAAGCAGGCGAGCGTCTACGACCTCGCGAAGCTGCTGCCGTCGGCGGCGGGCCTCCTGATCGCGACCGAGCTCGATGTGCTCGACCGCCTGACGGAGAACCCGGAGCGGCCGTACGCGGTGGTGCTCGGCGGGTCCAAGGTGAGCGACAAGCTCGGAGTCATCTCGCACCTGCTGCCGCGGGTCGACCGCATCCTCGTCGGCGGCGGCATGCTCTTCACCTTCCTGAAGGCGCAGGGGCATGCCGTCGCGTCGAGCCTCCTTGAGGAGGACCAGCTCGAGACCGTGCGCGGCTACATTGCCGAGGCGGCCGAGCGCGGCGTGGAGCTCGTGCTCCCGACCGACGTGGTCGTCGCCGCCTCCTTCGGTGCCGACGCGGACCACGAGGTGGCCGCCGCGGACGCGATCGAGGAGACGGCATTCGGCTCGTCGGGCATCGGCCTGGACATCGGGCCGGAGACCGCAGCGCGCTTCGCCGAGGTCATCCGCGGATCGAAGACCGTGTTCTGGAACGGCCCGATGGGCGTGTTCGAGTTCCCTGCCTTCGCCGCGGGCACCAAGGCGGTCGCACAGGCGCTGACCGAGGTCGACGGCCTCAGTGTGGTCGGCGGCGGCGACTCCGCCGCAGCCGTCCGCCAGCTCGGATTCACCGACGACCAGTTCGGTCACATCTCGACCGGCGGCGGCGCGAGCCTCGAATTCCTCGAGGGCAAGAAACTACCTGGGCTGGAGGTCCTCGGATGGGCGTGA